In Desulfovibrio sp., a single window of DNA contains:
- a CDS encoding aminotransferase class IV — translation MIAWLDGHLVEDAAPLHLVGPAFRCGMGVFETVLHHVHQLPRFERHVERLVSSLDALGIPHDIPGGSQLRRVVLDVALANGLAGETARVNLFGFQDLPGAKASLCVTVMAHAIDLDGVRKLSVYPNVHESYLCGHKTMANLHQRLAWEHAQREGMDDAVLLGKGGLVLEAASAALLFSDEHGFYVSRTPFRLPSLTLEAARGLLPIDEVEVNLGSIQEFKHVYWLNSLGGIQPVIQIDAVRYEPDWKTCRPLLRHLLGLDE, via the coding sequence ATGATCGCGTGGTTGGACGGGCATCTGGTCGAGGATGCCGCCCCCCTCCATCTTGTGGGGCCGGCTTTCCGTTGCGGGATGGGTGTCTTCGAGACTGTCCTGCACCATGTGCATCAGTTGCCGCGTTTCGAACGCCATGTTGAACGGTTGGTTTCAAGCCTAGACGCCTTGGGTATTCCGCACGACATCCCTGGTGGTTCGCAGCTGCGGCGAGTGGTTCTCGATGTGGCCTTGGCCAACGGGCTGGCCGGCGAGACAGCACGGGTCAACCTTTTCGGCTTTCAGGACCTGCCTGGTGCGAAAGCCAGTCTCTGTGTCACGGTCATGGCGCATGCCATCGACCTCGATGGCGTTCGCAAGCTTTCAGTTTACCCGAATGTTCACGAATCGTATCTGTGCGGCCACAAGACCATGGCCAATCTGCACCAGAGGCTGGCCTGGGAACACGCCCAGCGGGAAGGAATGGACGATGCGGTGCTCTTGGGGAAGGGCGGCCTCGTCCTGGAGGCTGCCAGCGCCGCACTGCTCTTTTCGGACGAACATGGGTTTTATGTCAGCCGCACTCCTTTCCGGCTCCCGAGTTTGACCCTCGAAGCCGCCAGAGGGCTCCTGCCGATTGATGAGGTGGAAGTGAACTTGGGGAGCATCCAGGAGTTCAAACATGTTTATTGGCTGAACAGCCTCGGAGGAATACAGCCTGTCATACAAATTGACGCTGTGCGGTATGAACCCGACTGGAAGACATGCCGCCCCCTCCTTAGACACTTGCTCGGGCTCGACGAGTAA
- a CDS encoding response regulator has protein sequence MGKIPERSASTIPRKALRILVADDDPVNRRLDAMLLERAGFENVVVDDGLYALEVLRSGYFDLILLDLDMPGLSGLETAKRIRGGVAGEHQAGAIILALTGYSGDHDHKSCLDAGMEGVLSKPLEMHDLAPWLAKALAKPDG, from the coding sequence ATGGGCAAAATACCCGAAAGGTCCGCTTCAACCATACCTCGCAAAGCTCTCCGTATCCTCGTGGCGGATGATGACCCCGTAAACAGGCGCCTGGACGCAATGCTCCTTGAGCGGGCCGGGTTCGAGAACGTTGTCGTGGATGATGGCCTTTACGCTTTGGAGGTACTCAGGTCAGGCTATTTCGACCTCATCCTGCTGGACCTCGACATGCCGGGCCTGTCAGGACTCGAGACGGCCAAACGCATACGCGGCGGCGTTGCCGGGGAGCACCAGGCAGGGGCCATCATACTGGCCCTCACGGGGTACTCAGGCGATCACGACCATAAGAGCTGCCTGGATGCGGGGATGGAGGGGGTTCTATCCAAGCCGCTGGAAATGCACGACCTCGCACCCTGGCTAGCCAAAGCGTTAGCCAAGCCAGATGGATAG
- a CDS encoding aminodeoxychorismate/anthranilate synthase component II — protein MRILMVDNKDSFTRNLEHLIVAASGSVPVIVPYATFFPEMVHGYDVTVLSPGPGHPDDYPGYKGLFGPGRPVLGICLGLQIINVHFGGAVDRLQGCIHGRISRFTLFGKEIEAARYHSLYLSQVAADLDVLAEFQGIPMAAKHKRLPVLGLQFHPESFLTPQGEGIIRDALQMLLSG, from the coding sequence ATGCGCATACTGATGGTCGACAACAAAGACAGCTTCACCCGCAACCTGGAACATCTGATTGTGGCTGCGTCCGGGTCTGTTCCCGTCATTGTTCCCTACGCTACGTTTTTTCCGGAGATGGTCCATGGGTACGATGTAACGGTACTTTCGCCTGGGCCAGGCCATCCGGACGACTATCCGGGCTACAAGGGGCTTTTCGGACCCGGACGACCGGTGCTCGGCATCTGTCTCGGACTCCAGATAATAAATGTCCACTTCGGAGGGGCTGTGGATCGTCTTCAGGGCTGCATCCATGGCCGTATCAGCCGATTTACCCTCTTCGGAAAGGAGATTGAGGCAGCCCGGTACCATTCACTCTACTTGAGCCAGGTGGCTGCAGACCTGGACGTTCTGGCTGAATTTCAGGGCATTCCCATGGCCGCCAAACATAAGAGGCTTCCTGTATTAGGCCTTCAGTTCCACCCGGAATCTTTTCTGACGCCGCAGGGGGAGGGGATCATACGTGACGCCCTACAGATGCTCCTGTCCGGTTGA
- a CDS encoding DUF1980 domain-containing protein, whose amino-acid sequence MNTRRTLPGLVEASCLLGLACFLAYLIIGGNYWMYLNPKFKSLSWAAAAVLAALGVYSLLRPPIGATWFRAAIYVFVLALCGMSEVGLKRWASASGIDSAAALQEAPQLPSRVTQGGVEYVRINLGELYDIAANAKPDKLGLNYAVRGFVRRSPEMDAKGEFVLYRVALYCCYADSTAVGFRVLTPQGIPLPENGTWLVAYAGLASVKETKETPQASMEGSAFSSVQPDYRLDARRLEPEKAPGMGMMYEWRSEEPYAY is encoded by the coding sequence ATGAACACACGCCGCACACTCCCTGGACTCGTCGAGGCATCATGTCTTTTGGGCTTGGCCTGTTTCCTGGCCTATTTGATCATTGGCGGGAACTACTGGATGTATTTAAACCCCAAGTTCAAGAGCCTCTCCTGGGCAGCGGCGGCTGTACTGGCTGCCCTGGGAGTATACTCGCTGCTGCGGCCTCCCATCGGGGCCACATGGTTCAGGGCCGCGATTTACGTGTTCGTTCTCGCCCTCTGTGGCATGAGCGAAGTAGGGCTAAAAAGATGGGCTTCGGCGTCTGGGATCGATTCCGCAGCTGCCTTGCAGGAAGCCCCGCAACTGCCCTCCCGGGTCACTCAGGGCGGAGTAGAGTACGTGCGGATAAACCTTGGGGAACTTTACGATATCGCTGCCAATGCCAAACCTGATAAATTGGGATTGAACTACGCTGTCAGGGGATTCGTTCGCCGCTCTCCCGAGATGGACGCCAAGGGAGAATTCGTTCTCTACAGGGTGGCCCTCTACTGCTGCTATGCGGATTCGACCGCCGTGGGCTTCAGGGTTCTAACCCCGCAGGGCATTCCCTTGCCGGAGAATGGAACATGGTTGGTGGCCTACGCAGGCCTTGCCTCAGTCAAGGAAACTAAAGAAACACCCCAGGCCTCGATGGAAGGATCGGCGTTCTCGTCCGTGCAGCCTGACTACCGGCTCGATGCCCGCCGGCTCGAACCCGAGAAGGCCCCGGGCATGGGCATGATGTACGAATGGCGGTCTGAGGAGCCCTACGCGTACTAA
- a CDS encoding anthranilate synthase component I family protein, with the protein MTPYRCSCPVDGLSWLSVLAPQKPDVFLTPPMPGSSVSGMVGLWPVSEWRCGQDGGREGLKEYCFSTPGPALGFLSYHAGFSGLGLSLPEPDFPAGVFRKYGVVLSPGSGARTVHIFAQNATLALHAERLLRGKRCFHAEIPELVSPVRASLDREAFEQRVRSAVEHILAGNVYQLNLSIRFETERPAGLESMSLFTQLMEVHPATFYALYYDSPFTILSTSPERFIKVCQGRVLSQPIKGTRLARTPLLAEVRALRASNKEDAELSMIVDLIRNDVSPHCEYGSVGVEGHKSVFEVDGLLQMYSNVTGRLRPGSTALDLLWDALPPGSVTGCPKKRAVEIIAGLEPHHREAYCGCLVAVHGPGDLDSSVAIRTAVVDENRSIFSFHAGSGIVVDSDPYTEYEETLAKAAKFLALGRRKRQ; encoded by the coding sequence GTGACGCCCTACAGATGCTCCTGTCCGGTTGACGGGCTTTCCTGGCTGAGCGTCCTGGCCCCGCAAAAACCGGACGTGTTTCTTACTCCGCCAATGCCGGGTTCTTCCGTGAGCGGTATGGTGGGGCTTTGGCCAGTGTCGGAATGGAGGTGTGGTCAGGATGGAGGCAGGGAGGGGCTCAAGGAGTATTGTTTCTCAACCCCCGGTCCGGCTTTGGGCTTTCTGAGCTATCATGCCGGGTTCAGCGGGCTCGGGCTCTCTCTGCCTGAGCCGGATTTTCCCGCTGGAGTATTCAGGAAATACGGGGTCGTTCTTTCGCCTGGCTCCGGCGCCCGAACGGTGCACATTTTCGCGCAGAACGCCACCCTGGCCCTTCACGCAGAGCGGCTCCTGCGGGGGAAGCGGTGTTTCCACGCGGAGATTCCTGAGCTCGTTTCCCCCGTGCGGGCATCGCTGGACCGCGAAGCCTTTGAACAGAGAGTGCGTAGCGCAGTGGAGCATATTCTCGCGGGCAACGTCTATCAACTGAACCTTTCCATTCGCTTTGAAACCGAAAGGCCGGCGGGTCTCGAATCCATGAGCCTCTTCACCCAGCTGATGGAGGTACATCCAGCAACATTTTACGCTTTGTATTACGACAGCCCGTTCACAATTCTCTCAACGTCGCCGGAGAGGTTTATCAAGGTTTGCCAGGGACGAGTTCTCAGTCAGCCCATTAAAGGCACCCGGCTTGCCCGAACACCCCTGCTGGCGGAAGTCCGCGCGCTGCGCGCCTCAAACAAGGAGGATGCCGAACTGTCTATGATTGTGGATCTTATCCGGAACGATGTGAGCCCCCATTGCGAGTACGGATCCGTCGGTGTTGAGGGACACAAGTCCGTTTTCGAGGTGGATGGGCTCTTGCAGATGTATTCCAATGTTACGGGCAGACTCAGGCCTGGATCAACGGCATTGGACCTTCTGTGGGACGCGCTTCCTCCAGGCTCAGTAACCGGATGCCCCAAAAAGCGGGCAGTCGAGATCATCGCGGGGTTGGAACCGCACCACCGCGAGGCCTACTGTGGCTGCTTGGTGGCCGTCCACGGCCCCGGCGACCTGGACAGCTCGGTTGCCATCAGGACAGCCGTGGTCGATGAGAACCGATCGATCTTCAGCTTTCATGCCGGAAGCGGCATCGTTGTGGACTCAGACCCATACACAGAGTATGAGGAAACCCTGGCGAAAGCCGCAAAATTTCTGGCTCTGGGCAGGAGGAAACGGCAATGA
- a CDS encoding permease, producing the protein MPGVSGSSWRKRNVPTPENIDLFAQLCVAILLEASPFLLLGALASGFFEVFVPRESLERLMPKSPLAGVLAGVFLGMVMPCCECGIVPLIRRLLAKGVPPATAMTFMLAGPVINPVVLASTFVAFQGDHKIVVLRCALVGLVAIVIGYTLRNRRPEDMLLARSGSDHCACGCTGEPDLFGSLSDAVPLAQANTPSLTKRFDHALRHAQADFLDMFKILVFGAIIAAAFKTLAPAGLITLLEKDLLLAVTGMMALAVTLSLCSQADAFVAASFTGFPMAASLAFLSLGPILDFKLVLMWQSAFKKDVVRLLIVVPAAMVFAACLLLGSYGRIGS; encoded by the coding sequence ATGCCCGGAGTATCGGGCTCGTCTTGGAGAAAACGCAACGTGCCGACACCTGAAAACATCGACCTCTTCGCGCAGCTGTGCGTGGCCATTCTGCTTGAGGCCTCGCCGTTTCTGCTCCTGGGCGCCCTGGCGTCCGGATTCTTCGAAGTCTTCGTGCCCCGGGAAAGCCTGGAACGGTTGATGCCAAAATCTCCTCTAGCCGGAGTGTTGGCGGGAGTATTCCTCGGCATGGTGATGCCTTGCTGCGAATGCGGCATTGTGCCGCTCATCAGACGCCTTCTGGCCAAAGGCGTCCCCCCGGCCACGGCCATGACCTTCATGCTGGCCGGACCTGTTATCAACCCGGTGGTGCTCGCCTCCACGTTCGTGGCCTTTCAGGGTGACCACAAGATCGTTGTCCTGCGCTGCGCCCTGGTTGGGCTTGTGGCCATTGTGATCGGCTACACACTGCGCAACAGACGCCCGGAAGACATGCTGCTTGCCAGGTCCGGTTCGGATCATTGCGCCTGCGGATGCACCGGGGAGCCTGACCTGTTCGGATCCCTTTCGGACGCGGTGCCCTTGGCCCAGGCGAACACTCCATCCCTGACCAAACGCTTTGACCATGCGCTGCGCCACGCCCAGGCGGATTTTCTGGACATGTTCAAGATTCTCGTGTTCGGCGCGATCATTGCCGCAGCCTTCAAAACACTGGCCCCAGCAGGACTCATCACTCTTTTGGAAAAGGACCTGCTCCTTGCCGTGACAGGCATGATGGCCCTGGCCGTAACACTTTCCTTGTGCTCCCAGGCGGACGCGTTCGTGGCCGCTTCTTTCACTGGCTTCCCCATGGCCGCCAGCCTGGCCTTTCTTTCCCTTGGGCCAATTCTTGACTTCAAACTGGTGCTCATGTGGCAGAGCGCGTTCAAAAAGGACGTGGTTCGCCTTCTTATTGTGGTGCCGGCCGCAATGGTCTTTGCAGCGTGCCTTCTTCTTGGCTCGTATGGGAGGATCGGTTCATGA
- a CDS encoding CBS domain-containing protein, translated as MLIRDWMTKEVITVGPDTSMMKASKLMREHKISRIPVVDDSNRLLGIVSDRDLKEASPSKATSLDMHELYYLLSEIKVKDIMTKAPLAVKPSETVEKAAVLMMNNHFGGLPVVDENLKVVGIITDSDVFKVLVNITGITEGGVQLAFSLPNSPGSLKSVLDDMKDFNARVISVLTSFTHADEGHRAVYIRIQDPDKAVLNDMVAQLSTKYTLLYWVRDNLNPIIP; from the coding sequence ATGCTTATTCGCGACTGGATGACCAAGGAAGTGATCACCGTGGGCCCGGATACCTCCATGATGAAGGCCTCCAAGCTCATGCGCGAACACAAGATCAGCAGGATTCCGGTGGTGGACGATTCCAACCGCCTCTTGGGCATCGTCTCCGACCGCGACCTCAAGGAAGCTTCCCCGTCCAAGGCCACTTCACTCGACATGCACGAGCTTTACTACCTGCTCTCCGAAATCAAGGTCAAAGACATCATGACCAAGGCCCCGCTGGCCGTGAAACCGTCGGAAACGGTGGAGAAGGCGGCCGTGCTCATGATGAACAACCACTTCGGGGGGCTGCCCGTGGTGGACGAAAACCTGAAAGTGGTGGGCATCATAACGGACTCCGACGTGTTCAAGGTGCTGGTGAACATCACCGGCATCACCGAGGGCGGGGTGCAGCTGGCCTTTAGCCTGCCTAATTCGCCTGGCTCTCTCAAGTCCGTGTTGGACGACATGAAGGACTTCAACGCCCGCGTTATCAGCGTGCTCACCTCCTTCACCCATGCCGACGAAGGCCACCGCGCAGTCTACATCCGCATCCAGGATCCGGACAAGGCCGTTTTGAACGACATGGTGGCCCAGCTCTCCACCAAATACACCCTTCTCTACTGGGTGCGCGACAACTTAAACCCCATCATCCCATAG
- a CDS encoding AAA family ATPase: MPKPLSLALNKLRAVCPPMSVPFEDSREIPVGDASTTAFQPRALSALELGISLTGREYNIYLAGDPYLGRTYFLKSFLTPVAAKAQTPPDILYVYNFEDQDRPRALLLPAGQGRRLKADLTKAVAAIRDEIPSRFEQEAHLSKRQGLARSFQSAREDLFSEMEERAQDQGFNLEVDEQGGLTLYPLIEGKVVSDEEYERMDPETRKSLKAQGDEIMNDMGGYLRKLSSEDRSYRDREKKLDQETAAEVADFHLSELLREFETHPETCDFIRAVRQDIIENYEGFLVKEPPQTQQHGQPDQSVTADSLADRYEINLLVDNSKSAGAPVIIEDHPNHHNLLGCVERESDFGALYTDHTLIKAGAIHKALGGFLILRVDDLAHGAQAWEGLLRALRSGLCRIEDPTEGEQVRTRTIEPQPLPLTAKVILVGTDEAYEMLLYGDERFQKLFKLKAHLQDHIPRTPENEARLLTLLGRIISEAQLMPFTREALAGLIEQASALCDDQQRLTLRLPLLREIMCEASALAGIRGKSMVDGDVLRQARDARLFRANLLEEEFIAEYDRQMIKVSTSGSATGRANGLSVRMYGDFAFGLPHQIACTVGVGHGGILDLEREAELGGPIHTKGMMILKSYLVSQFAQDKPVVLTGSLCFEQSYAEVEGDSASGAELAALLSALSGAPIDLSYAFTGAVSSSGAILAVGGVNQKIEGFFEVCRRRGLTGRQGVLIPKDNVVNLMLKEEVVKAVEDGMFHIYPLESIQEAIEILTGLPAGQRDPDGKFPEGTLFRLVDDRLAAFASLAAKWGGPHRINCEP; encoded by the coding sequence ATGCCCAAACCCCTTTCTCTTGCCTTGAACAAATTAAGAGCCGTCTGCCCTCCCATGTCCGTGCCTTTTGAGGACAGCCGCGAAATCCCCGTCGGGGACGCCTCGACCACCGCATTCCAGCCCAGGGCGCTCTCTGCCCTGGAACTTGGCATTTCACTCACCGGCCGTGAATACAACATCTACCTGGCAGGCGACCCTTACCTTGGCCGGACCTATTTTTTAAAAAGCTTCCTCACCCCTGTGGCCGCCAAGGCGCAGACCCCGCCGGATATCCTCTACGTCTACAACTTCGAAGACCAGGACCGCCCGCGCGCCCTGCTTCTGCCCGCAGGCCAGGGACGCAGGCTCAAGGCCGACCTGACCAAGGCCGTGGCCGCCATACGCGATGAGATCCCTTCCCGGTTCGAACAGGAAGCGCACCTCTCCAAGCGCCAGGGCCTGGCCAGGTCCTTCCAGTCCGCCCGCGAGGACCTTTTCTCCGAAATGGAGGAGCGCGCCCAAGACCAGGGGTTCAACCTGGAAGTGGACGAGCAAGGGGGGCTGACCCTCTATCCCCTGATTGAAGGCAAGGTGGTCAGCGACGAGGAATACGAACGCATGGATCCCGAGACCCGCAAAAGCCTCAAGGCTCAGGGCGACGAGATCATGAACGACATGGGCGGATATCTGCGCAAGCTCTCCTCGGAAGACCGGAGCTATCGCGACAGGGAGAAAAAGCTCGACCAGGAAACAGCGGCAGAGGTGGCTGACTTTCACCTCTCGGAACTTCTGCGGGAATTTGAAACCCATCCAGAGACCTGCGACTTCATCCGCGCCGTGCGCCAGGACATCATTGAGAACTACGAAGGTTTTCTGGTCAAAGAGCCCCCCCAAACCCAGCAACACGGTCAACCCGACCAGAGCGTGACGGCGGACAGCCTGGCCGACCGCTACGAGATAAACCTCCTGGTGGACAATTCCAAAAGCGCAGGCGCTCCGGTGATCATCGAGGACCACCCCAACCACCACAATCTTCTGGGCTGCGTCGAACGCGAATCTGACTTCGGAGCGCTCTACACCGACCACACCCTCATCAAGGCCGGAGCCATCCACAAGGCTCTGGGGGGGTTCCTCATTCTTCGCGTGGATGATCTGGCCCATGGCGCCCAAGCCTGGGAAGGCCTGCTCAGGGCGCTTCGCTCTGGACTCTGCCGCATAGAGGACCCCACCGAGGGCGAGCAGGTGCGCACCCGCACCATCGAACCCCAGCCCCTTCCGCTTACGGCCAAGGTCATCCTGGTGGGCACCGACGAGGCCTACGAGATGCTCCTCTACGGCGACGAACGCTTTCAGAAGCTTTTCAAGCTCAAAGCCCATCTGCAGGACCACATCCCCCGCACTCCGGAGAACGAGGCGCGGCTCCTGACGCTTTTGGGGCGCATAATCTCCGAGGCCCAGCTCATGCCGTTCACCCGGGAAGCCCTGGCCGGACTCATCGAGCAGGCCTCGGCCCTGTGCGACGACCAGCAACGCCTGACCCTTCGCCTGCCGCTCCTGCGCGAAATCATGTGCGAGGCCTCGGCCCTGGCTGGAATCCGGGGCAAGTCCATGGTTGACGGCGACGTGTTGCGCCAGGCCAGGGACGCCAGGCTTTTCAGGGCCAACCTGCTGGAGGAGGAGTTCATCGCCGAATACGACCGGCAGATGATCAAGGTTTCCACCTCGGGCTCGGCCACGGGCAGAGCCAACGGCCTTTCCGTACGAATGTACGGGGACTTCGCCTTCGGCCTGCCCCACCAGATCGCCTGCACCGTGGGCGTGGGGCACGGGGGCATTCTGGACCTGGAACGCGAAGCCGAACTGGGCGGGCCCATCCACACCAAGGGCATGATGATTTTAAAAAGCTACCTGGTGAGCCAGTTTGCCCAGGATAAGCCCGTGGTCCTCACCGGCAGTCTCTGCTTCGAGCAGAGCTACGCCGAGGTGGAAGGCGACTCAGCATCCGGAGCTGAACTCGCCGCCCTTTTGTCAGCCCTTTCCGGGGCGCCCATCGACCTCTCCTACGCCTTCACAGGTGCCGTGAGCTCCTCCGGCGCCATCCTGGCTGTGGGCGGTGTGAACCAGAAAATCGAAGGCTTTTTCGAAGTATGCCGGCGCCGTGGCCTGACTGGGCGCCAGGGTGTGCTTATCCCCAAGGACAATGTGGTGAATCTGATGCTGAAGGAAGAGGTGGTGAAGGCCGTCGAGGACGGCATGTTCCACATCTATCCATTGGAAAGCATCCAGGAGGCCATAGAAATACTCACCGGCCTTCCTGCCGGGCAGCGTGACCCGGATGGGAAGTTCCCTGAGGGGACGCTCTTTAGGCTGGTGGACGACCGGTTGGCGGCCTTCGCCTCCCTGGCCGCAAAATGGGGCGGACCCCACCGCATCAACTGCGAACCCTGA
- a CDS encoding EF-hand domain-containing protein, producing the protein MKRAVCFLTALALIIGISVAAQAQDDAASAPRGERGFKVLDANGDGKVTKEEFLAASQKRAEARFAKLDKDNKGYLTKDDFTAAREKAREKAKTRKTKADVPQ; encoded by the coding sequence ATGAAACGTGCCGTGTGTTTCTTGACCGCCTTGGCTCTGATCATTGGCATTTCCGTGGCTGCCCAGGCCCAGGACGACGCCGCATCAGCCCCCAGGGGCGAAAGGGGCTTTAAAGTGCTCGATGCCAATGGAGACGGAAAGGTGACCAAGGAAGAATTCCTTGCCGCCTCCCAGAAACGGGCGGAAGCCCGTTTCGCCAAGTTGGACAAGGATAATAAAGGATACCTGACGAAGGACGATTTTACAGCGGCCCGGGAAAAAGCCCGCGAAAAGGCGAAAACCCGTAAAACCAAGGCTGACGTACCTCAATAA
- a CDS encoding manganese efflux pump: MPFVTLLAIAVALAMDAFAVSLATGICLRQAKAGQVLRMAGAFGLFQALMPVAGWLLGLSVRSHIESYDHWAAFGLLALVGGKMVYEGIKGEDAGETCDPKDPTKGFQLILLSVATSIDALAVGLSFSVLGEPIWFPALVIGLVCFVITALGVRIGCMAGHVSAVSRYAEVLGGVTLIGIGVKILAEHDALALLS; this comes from the coding sequence ATGCCCTTTGTCACTCTCTTGGCCATTGCGGTGGCCCTGGCCATGGACGCCTTTGCCGTGTCTCTGGCCACCGGAATATGCCTTCGTCAGGCCAAAGCAGGACAAGTCCTTCGCATGGCGGGAGCCTTCGGCCTCTTCCAGGCTCTGATGCCCGTCGCGGGCTGGCTGCTTGGACTTTCGGTTCGTTCCCACATCGAAAGCTACGACCATTGGGCGGCTTTCGGGCTTCTTGCCCTGGTGGGGGGCAAGATGGTTTACGAAGGTATTAAAGGCGAAGACGCGGGGGAGACGTGTGATCCCAAAGATCCAACCAAGGGGTTCCAGCTCATTCTCTTGTCCGTGGCCACCAGCATTGACGCCTTGGCCGTTGGACTCTCCTTTTCTGTGCTGGGCGAGCCAATTTGGTTCCCGGCGTTGGTGATAGGCTTGGTCTGCTTCGTCATCACCGCTCTGGGAGTAAGAATAGGCTGCATGGCCGGGCATGTTTCAGCCGTGAGCCGATACGCTGAAGTCCTTGGGGGCGTGACGCTCATCGGGATTGGCGTGAAGATACTCGCTGAGCATGACGCCCTGGCGCTCTTGTCCTGA
- a CDS encoding ADP-ribosylglycohydrolase family protein has product MTDRSKSMVLGSFLGDSLALGVHWIYDQKTIATLHGRLDALKAAGPGSYHPTKLAGDFTHYGDQTLVLLESLAEKGGFDSADFSARWLNLFQGGYTGYVDKATSATLSQLAAGWEPQDAGSVSDDLSGAARIAPLVYAYRVDVEAMVKACRSQTAMTHNNGKVVDAAEFFARTAHAVLAGTPPVRAMESALADRLPGSPLHGWFKDGVDASGEDSIQAVARFGQSCHIDGAFQSTVQLIARHQDHPGEALVDSAMAGGDSAARNLLVGMVLCAWKGIESLPSAWLQTLTRREKIETLLAELG; this is encoded by the coding sequence ATGACTGACAGATCGAAATCCATGGTCCTTGGGTCGTTTCTTGGCGACAGCTTGGCTCTTGGCGTTCACTGGATATACGACCAGAAAACCATCGCCACCCTTCACGGGCGTCTGGACGCCCTCAAGGCTGCTGGCCCTGGGTCCTACCATCCAACGAAACTTGCCGGGGATTTCACACACTATGGGGATCAGACCCTGGTGCTCCTGGAATCACTGGCTGAGAAGGGGGGATTCGACTCAGCGGATTTTTCGGCGCGCTGGCTGAATCTTTTCCAGGGCGGTTACACCGGGTATGTGGACAAAGCCACCTCCGCCACCCTGTCGCAGCTTGCGGCCGGGTGGGAGCCCCAGGATGCCGGGTCCGTTTCGGATGATTTGTCCGGAGCAGCCAGGATAGCACCTCTCGTGTATGCTTACAGAGTCGACGTGGAAGCCATGGTGAAGGCCTGCCGAAGCCAGACGGCCATGACCCACAACAACGGAAAGGTTGTGGATGCGGCCGAGTTCTTCGCCCGCACCGCCCACGCGGTTTTGGCTGGGACCCCGCCAGTTCGGGCCATGGAGAGCGCTTTGGCGGATCGTCTGCCGGGTTCGCCTCTGCATGGTTGGTTTAAGGACGGAGTCGACGCTTCTGGCGAGGATTCCATTCAGGCCGTGGCCCGTTTCGGGCAGAGCTGCCATATAGACGGGGCCTTCCAATCCACGGTGCAGCTTATAGCCAGGCACCAGGACCATCCGGGCGAAGCCCTGGTCGATTCGGCCATGGCCGGAGGTGATTCTGCTGCCCGGAACTTACTGGTAGGCATGGTGCTGTGTGCTTGGAAGGGGATCGAATCTCTGCCGTCCGCCTGGCTCCAGACACTCACGCGAAGGGAGAAGATAGAAACCCTGCTGGCCGAGCTGGGATAA